The nucleotide window AACTCGTCGACGTCGCGCGCCAGATCGTCGCGTCGGCGGACTTGCCGGAATGACGATGGGCCGCTTATGACTGAATCTGCACACTCGCCTCTACCGGACGCGTCGCACATGGCGCCCGGCCGGCTCGAAAAAACGCATCTGCGTCTGGGCTTCGTCGCGCTCAGCGACGCGGCGCCGCTCGTAGCGGCGAAGCTATACGAATTCGGCCACGCGCACGGCCTCACGCTCGAACTCGTGCGCCAGCCCTCGTGGGCCGCCGTGCGGGACAAGCTCATCTCCGGCGATCTCGACGCCGCGCATGCGCTGTACGGCCTGGTCTACGGCGTGCAGCTCGGCCTCGGCGGACCGCAAACCGATATGGCCGTGCTGATGGTGCTGAACCGCAACGGCCAGGCCATCACGCTGTCGCGCCGCCTCACCGAAGCGCTCGCGTCGCATCGCACGCTGCCCGAAGCACTCGCGACGCTCGGCCGCAAACCCGTGTTCGCGCAGACGTTCCCGACCGGCACGCATGCGATGTGGCTGTACTACTGGCTCGCCGCACAAAACGTGCATCCGTTGCGGGATATCGAGAGCGTCGTGATTCCGCCGCCGCAGATGGTCGATGCGCTTGCGCAGGACCGGCTCGACGGGCTGTGCGTCGGCGAGCCGTGGAACGCGGTGGCACAGGCGCAAGGCGTCGGCGCGACGGCCGTCTATAGCAGCGAAATCTGGCCGGACCATCCGGAGAAGGTGCTCGCCTGCCGGCGCGATTTCGTGAGCCGTTTTCCGAATACATCGCGCGCGCTCGTGCAGACGATGCTCGAGGCGTGCCGCTGGCTCGACGACGACCGCCATTGCGCGGAAATCGCACGGCGGCTTGCGCAACCTGAATTTATCGGCGTGCCGGTGGAGACGATCGCACCGCGTTTGCAGCGTGCAACCGGGCACGATACGCGTTTGCCCATCCGCTTTTTCTCGGGCGGACAGGTGAACTATCCGCGGCCCGACGACGGTGTCTGGTTTCTGACGCAGTTCCAGCGTTGGGCAATGATCGACACGCGTGACGACTATGCGGAAATCGCCGCGCAGATCAACCAGACCCGGCTTTATCGCGAAGCAGCGCACAACGTGGGGGTGATCGTGCCGGACACCCAGGCACCGCAGGCGTTGATCGATGGGCGCGTGTGGGATGGCTCAAACCCGGTTGAATACGCCGACACGTTTGCGATTCGCGGCTTATGATCCGCTCGCGATCGACCGGGAATACGCGCCGTGCGCAGTGCGCGCCCCGGCGCACGCGCGCTTTCGGCGAAGACGCGTCGGCGATGGGGCGCGTGATTCGCGTCGCTCAATGCGAATCGCGCGGCACCGGCGCACCGCTGGCACCGACCAGAAAGTCGAGATCGGCGCCCTGATCCGCCTGCAACACATGCTCGACATAGAGCCGGTAGTATCCGCGCTTCGGCAATTCGGGCGCTTGCCACGCGGCGCGCCGGCGCTCGAGTTCTTCGTCTGAGACCTCGAGATGAAGCTTGCGCGCCTGCACATCGAGTTCGATCATGTCGCCGGTGCGCACGAGCGCGAGCGGGCCGCCCGCCGCAGCCTCCGGGGATACATGCAGCACCACCGCGCCATACGCGGTGCCGCTCATGCGTCCATCGGAGATCCGCACCATATCGGTAATCCCTTTTTGCAGCACCTTCTTCGGCAGCGGCATATTGCCGACTTCCGCGAAGCCCGGATAGCCCTTCGGGCCCGCGCCCTTTAGCACCATCACGCAGTTTTCGTCGATATCGAGCGACTCGTCGTCGACCTTCGCATGCAACTCCTCGACGTTCTCGAACACGACCGCGCGGCCGCGATGCCTGAGCAGCGATTGCGTTGCGGCCGACGGCTTGATGACCGCGCCGTTCGGCGCAAGATTGCCTTTGAGCACCGCAATGCCCGCATGCGGCTTGAACGGCTTCGCGAACGACGTGATGACCTGCTCGTTGTAATTCGGCGCCTCGCTCACGTTGTCCCAGATCGTCTTGCCGTTGACGGTCAGCGCGTCGCGATGCAACAGCCCCTGTTCGCCGAGTTGCCGCAGCACCGCGGGCAAGCCGCCCGCGTAATAGAAATCTTCCATCAGGAATTCGCCGGACGGCTGCAGGTTCACGAGGCACGGCACTTCGGAACCGAGTTCCCAGTCTTCGAGCGTCAGTTCGACGCCGATGCGTTTGGCGATCGCAAGCAGGTGCACGACCGCATTCGTGGAGCCGCCGATCGCCGCATTCGTGCGAATCGCGTTTTCAAATGCCTGACGCGTCAGAATCTTGTCCATCGTCAGATCGTCGCGCACCATGTCGACGATGCGGCGCCCCGCCATATGCGCAAGCACCTGGCGGCGCGCGTCGACCGCCGGAATGGCCGCATTGTGCGGCAAACCCATGCCGAGCGATTCGACCATCGAGGCCATTGTCGATGCGGTGCCCATCGTCATGCAGTGGCCGCGCGAGCGGTTCATGCACGATTCCGCTTCGACGAATTCCTCGCGCGTCATCGTGCCCGCGCGTACTTCCTCCGACATTTGCCAGACGCCGGTGCCCGAGCCGAGCGTACCGTCACGAAAACGGCCATTGAGCATCGGGCCGCCCGAGACGGCGAGCGCAGGCAGATTGCAAGACGCCGCGCCCATCAGCAATGCCGGCGTGGTCTTGTCGCAGCCGACCAGCAGAATCACGCCGTCGATCGGATTGCCGCGAATCGATTCCTCGACATCCATCGACGCGAGGTTGCGAAACAGCATGGCCGTAGGCCGCAAATTCGTTTCGCCGAGCGACATCA belongs to Paraburkholderia sp. SOS3 and includes:
- a CDS encoding CmpA/NrtA family ABC transporter substrate-binding protein, which gives rise to MTESAHSPLPDASHMAPGRLEKTHLRLGFVALSDAAPLVAAKLYEFGHAHGLTLELVRQPSWAAVRDKLISGDLDAAHALYGLVYGVQLGLGGPQTDMAVLMVLNRNGQAITLSRRLTEALASHRTLPEALATLGRKPVFAQTFPTGTHAMWLYYWLAAQNVHPLRDIESVVIPPPQMVDALAQDRLDGLCVGEPWNAVAQAQGVGATAVYSSEIWPDHPEKVLACRRDFVSRFPNTSRALVQTMLEACRWLDDDRHCAEIARRLAQPEFIGVPVETIAPRLQRATGHDTRLPIRFFSGGQVNYPRPDDGVWFLTQFQRWAMIDTRDDYAEIAAQINQTRLYREAAHNVGVIVPDTQAPQALIDGRVWDGSNPVEYADTFAIRGL
- a CDS encoding IlvD/Edd family dehydratase → MRKLRSQSWFGRDDKDGFIHRSWMKNQGIPHDEFDGRPVIGICNTWSELTPCNAHFRELADYVKRGVREAGGLPLEFPVMSLGETNLRPTAMLFRNLASMDVEESIRGNPIDGVILLVGCDKTTPALLMGAASCNLPALAVSGGPMLNGRFRDGTLGSGTGVWQMSEEVRAGTMTREEFVEAESCMNRSRGHCMTMGTASTMASMVESLGMGLPHNAAIPAVDARRQVLAHMAGRRIVDMVRDDLTMDKILTRQAFENAIRTNAAIGGSTNAVVHLLAIAKRIGVELTLEDWELGSEVPCLVNLQPSGEFLMEDFYYAGGLPAVLRQLGEQGLLHRDALTVNGKTIWDNVSEAPNYNEQVITSFAKPFKPHAGIAVLKGNLAPNGAVIKPSAATQSLLRHRGRAVVFENVEELHAKVDDESLDIDENCVMVLKGAGPKGYPGFAEVGNMPLPKKVLQKGITDMVRISDGRMSGTAYGAVVLHVSPEAAAGGPLALVRTGDMIELDVQARKLHLEVSDEELERRRAAWQAPELPKRGYYRLYVEHVLQADQGADLDFLVGASGAPVPRDSH